The proteins below come from a single Cottoperca gobio chromosome 11, fCotGob3.1, whole genome shotgun sequence genomic window:
- the exosc7 gene encoding exosome complex component RRP42 isoform X1, whose translation MATVQVSEAEKVYILHGIRDDLRVDGRGCEDYRHMEIETDVVSNTDGSAKVTLGHTAVLVGIKADIGKPRPMVPNEGYLEFFVDCSANATPEFEGRGGEELGTELSNTLYKVFNNKHSVDLKGLCISAGEHCWVLYVDVLLLQCDGNLYDAISVAIKAALFNTKIPRVHISADEEGGKEIELSDDPYDCMRLNVENVPCIVTLCKVGHRHVVDATLQEKACSVASLIISVTHKGTVTCTRKVGGGSLDPESIFEMTKAGKRVGKALHAPLMKLLQQEESLGKTRQKVGFLG comes from the exons ATGGCAACAGTACAAGTTAGCGAGGCTGAAAAAGTGTACATCTTACACGGTATACGG GATGACTTACGAGTGGACGGAAGAGGCTGTGAGGACTACAGACACATGGAAATAGAGACTGATGTGGTATCTAACACAGACGGCTCCGCCAAAGTCACACTG ggGCATACGGCAGTTCTAGTTGGGATTAAGGCTGACATTGGAAAACCGAGGCCCATGGTGCCAAATGAAGGCTACTTGGAGTTCTTTGTTGACTG TTCGGCCAATGCAACCCCTGAGTTTGAGGGCAGAGGAGGCGAGGAGCTGGGGACGGAGCTGAGTAACACTCTCTACAAAGtcttcaacaacaaacacagtgTGGACCTGAAAGGCCTTTGTATCAGTGCAGGAGAACACTGCTGGGTCCTCTACGTGGATGTTCTG CTCCTGCAGTGTGATGGAAACTTGTACGATGCCATCTCAGTAGCTATCAAAGCAGCTCTCTTCAACACAAA AATTCCCAGAGTGCACATATCGGCTGatgaggaaggagggaaggaaattGAGCTGTCAGATGACCCATATGATTGCATGAGACTCAATGTAGAAAACGTTCCTTGCATAGTGACGTTGTGCAAG GTGGGCCACAGGCACGTAGTGGACGCGACTCTGCAGGAGAAGGCCTGCTCTGTAGCCAGCCTGAtcatctctgtcacacacaaggGCACGGTCACCTGCACGAGGAAGGTGGGCGGAGGCAGCCTGGATCCAGAGAGTATCTTCGAAATGACAAAG GCAGGTAAACGGGTCGGGAAGGCCCTTCATGCTCCACTCatgaagctgctgcagcaggaggagagttTGGGAAAGACGCGACAGAAAGTTGGCTTCCTTGGTTAA
- the exosc7 gene encoding exosome complex component RRP42 isoform X2, with product MPLITIVCHGLEDDLRVDGRGCEDYRHMEIETDVVSNTDGSAKVTLGHTAVLVGIKADIGKPRPMVPNEGYLEFFVDCSANATPEFEGRGGEELGTELSNTLYKVFNNKHSVDLKGLCISAGEHCWVLYVDVLLLQCDGNLYDAISVAIKAALFNTKIPRVHISADEEGGKEIELSDDPYDCMRLNVENVPCIVTLCKVGHRHVVDATLQEKACSVASLIISVTHKGTVTCTRKVGGGSLDPESIFEMTKAGKRVGKALHAPLMKLLQQEESLGKTRQKVGFLG from the exons ATGCCCCTGATCACCATAGTCTGCCACGGATTAGAG GATGACTTACGAGTGGACGGAAGAGGCTGTGAGGACTACAGACACATGGAAATAGAGACTGATGTGGTATCTAACACAGACGGCTCCGCCAAAGTCACACTG ggGCATACGGCAGTTCTAGTTGGGATTAAGGCTGACATTGGAAAACCGAGGCCCATGGTGCCAAATGAAGGCTACTTGGAGTTCTTTGTTGACTG TTCGGCCAATGCAACCCCTGAGTTTGAGGGCAGAGGAGGCGAGGAGCTGGGGACGGAGCTGAGTAACACTCTCTACAAAGtcttcaacaacaaacacagtgTGGACCTGAAAGGCCTTTGTATCAGTGCAGGAGAACACTGCTGGGTCCTCTACGTGGATGTTCTG CTCCTGCAGTGTGATGGAAACTTGTACGATGCCATCTCAGTAGCTATCAAAGCAGCTCTCTTCAACACAAA AATTCCCAGAGTGCACATATCGGCTGatgaggaaggagggaaggaaattGAGCTGTCAGATGACCCATATGATTGCATGAGACTCAATGTAGAAAACGTTCCTTGCATAGTGACGTTGTGCAAG GTGGGCCACAGGCACGTAGTGGACGCGACTCTGCAGGAGAAGGCCTGCTCTGTAGCCAGCCTGAtcatctctgtcacacacaaggGCACGGTCACCTGCACGAGGAAGGTGGGCGGAGGCAGCCTGGATCCAGAGAGTATCTTCGAAATGACAAAG GCAGGTAAACGGGTCGGGAAGGCCCTTCATGCTCCACTCatgaagctgctgcagcaggaggagagttTGGGAAAGACGCGACAGAAAGTTGGCTTCCTTGGTTAA
- the exosc7 gene encoding exosome complex component RRP42 isoform X3, whose protein sequence is MEIETDVVSNTDGSAKVTLGHTAVLVGIKADIGKPRPMVPNEGYLEFFVDCSANATPEFEGRGGEELGTELSNTLYKVFNNKHSVDLKGLCISAGEHCWVLYVDVLLLQCDGNLYDAISVAIKAALFNTKIPRVHISADEEGGKEIELSDDPYDCMRLNVENVPCIVTLCKVGHRHVVDATLQEKACSVASLIISVTHKGTVTCTRKVGGGSLDPESIFEMTKAGKRVGKALHAPLMKLLQQEESLGKTRQKVGFLG, encoded by the exons ATGGAAATAGAGACTGATGTGGTATCTAACACAGACGGCTCCGCCAAAGTCACACTG ggGCATACGGCAGTTCTAGTTGGGATTAAGGCTGACATTGGAAAACCGAGGCCCATGGTGCCAAATGAAGGCTACTTGGAGTTCTTTGTTGACTG TTCGGCCAATGCAACCCCTGAGTTTGAGGGCAGAGGAGGCGAGGAGCTGGGGACGGAGCTGAGTAACACTCTCTACAAAGtcttcaacaacaaacacagtgTGGACCTGAAAGGCCTTTGTATCAGTGCAGGAGAACACTGCTGGGTCCTCTACGTGGATGTTCTG CTCCTGCAGTGTGATGGAAACTTGTACGATGCCATCTCAGTAGCTATCAAAGCAGCTCTCTTCAACACAAA AATTCCCAGAGTGCACATATCGGCTGatgaggaaggagggaaggaaattGAGCTGTCAGATGACCCATATGATTGCATGAGACTCAATGTAGAAAACGTTCCTTGCATAGTGACGTTGTGCAAG GTGGGCCACAGGCACGTAGTGGACGCGACTCTGCAGGAGAAGGCCTGCTCTGTAGCCAGCCTGAtcatctctgtcacacacaaggGCACGGTCACCTGCACGAGGAAGGTGGGCGGAGGCAGCCTGGATCCAGAGAGTATCTTCGAAATGACAAAG GCAGGTAAACGGGTCGGGAAGGCCCTTCATGCTCCACTCatgaagctgctgcagcaggaggagagttTGGGAAAGACGCGACAGAAAGTTGGCTTCCTTGGTTAA